Genomic DNA from Anthonomus grandis grandis chromosome 2, icAntGran1.3, whole genome shotgun sequence:
atctgtttaaaaaaatttataaagatacatccaaacaaatatataaataaataatttaccttGCAAAACCCAATCTCTTTCCTGCTGATTCTTGTCTCCATGAATACAAACTGCTGGCCATCTAAAATACTACCACTGAAAACCATTCCACATAAATCCTGAACCTCTTACCCATCTCTTTTCATTTTTCTAGTGACATCATCCACTTTTCTCTTGGTTTCCATAAAAATGATGGTTTTATTCTCCTTTTCTGCCATAATTTCTTTCAATAAAGTGCTCAACTTGGATTCTTTTTCATACTCCTGACACACATCAATTATTTGTAGAATATTGTGATTTGCTGACAGTTGTAATGACCCTACATTAATCTGAATGtactcttttaaaaattctgttgCCAATTGCTGCACTTCTTTGGGCCACGTTGCCGACCACATCAAAGTTTGCCTAAATATAtccaaaaataagaatttaccaaaataatttaacaaactttttttaCCTATCAGGCCTTATCTGTTCAATAATCTTTCTTATTTGAGGTTCGAATCCCATATCCAACATTCGATCAGCTTCATCCAGCACCAGATAAGTGCATCTTCTCAAATTAGTCCTATTGCTTTCCAAAAAGTCAATAAGACGTCCTGGAGTTGCTATTACAATCTCCACTCCGTCCATTAAATCTAATGCCTGAGGGCCCTTTGGTGCCCCACCAAAAACACATGTGTTCCTTATACGGGATGTTTTCCCCATATCGTTTGCTacctaaaagtaataaaatctcACAAAAtgatttaactttaatttaaactttacatGCCTGTTGAATCTGTTGTGCAAGCTCTCTAGTAGGAGCTAAAATAAGTGCAATAGGACCGTCACCCCTTTGCAATTTAGACTGGTTATTAATGTGAACGATGGCAGGAAGAATGTAACTTAAAGTTTTCCCAGAACCTGTGGATGCAATGCCTACCATATCTTTACCAGACAAAGCTATCGGCCAACCTTGGGCTTGAATAGCAGTGGGTTGTTTAAAACCTGCTCGACGCAGTTCAGCCATAACATATTCTGGAAaactagatacaaaaattgatTGTATGTTTGAATTAGGTGCCTGTTTAACTTACCCTGCCTCCTCGAATGTAAGCACCGGTTCAGGcacattttttccttttaacgtGATCTCCTTTATCTTTCTCCATTCTTCCACTTCACTGTAAGGCCTCTCAGTGACTGAAGGATGTGGTACATAAAAGTCTTTCTTAAAAGGCTCCAATCTGCTGAGGTCCCAACGGGGCTTCCTTAAAGATGCCCCGGCTTGACCTCGTCTGCCTCCACCACCTCTTGATCCTCTATCGCGACCTCCTCGGTCTCTGCTTCTTGATCTTCTACGCTCCCTGGAACATTTTAATCAAGTTCTGCATACTAATTTGTATAATACTTATCAATTgctaagtttatttatttgttgcagtaaattaaaagtacattaaaaattaatttgaaatatagaAGGAATATACATTACCTATACTTCTAAATCATACATATcttcttatattaaaataaataaaacaaaatttctgagctaacatatactttatttaatatcaattttttccagttaatttcttggtttttgTAGGGtagatatttcaatttattcaaaCTTAATACATTTgctttttatacaatttactttaaatttttactgtGTGTGCAGTAGTTaatacttacatttttaagaaatacttaagtaaatgaacaataaacaataataataataatgaggttatataatgttaatttatggAAAGAGACTAAGCTAATTTAGTGGAAAAAGAAATCTAGTGAGAAGGAATTAACAAGTTAATCTagccaaaaattattaatagctaCCTCACTATCAataagccattttttaaatctatgttTAATTTGACGATAGTTTCCTGTTTTTAGTGAAAGAGGCAGGAAATTGTACAATTTGGGACCAAGAAAATAGATATATCTCTGTAACTGGCTGAACTATTTACTAAAGGTATATTAACATTTTGCCGAGATGAATTTCTAGTATTTAATTGATAAGATATTTCCTGTTTATAACAATCTGTTTTTAAGATAAATCTAAGTGCTGCCACTATGTAGAGTTGTTCTAATGTCAATAATTTACATTCATGAAATAGCAATTCAGATGGGTATcctctgtttttaaaatacattattttatttatatacttttgTGCTACATTTAAAGCTGACAAAAGTTTTTCGAGCATTTCCCCAAACAATAATACCATAGTTTAGAATTGATTCAATTAAGGctaaatatatagttttaagaattttaattggtGGGATGTTACGTAGctcacaaaatttataaatcaacTTCCTTATTTTAGCAGTTACAAATTCTATGGGTGATTTACAAGGTAAATTTTCATCCATGAATACACCTAGAtactttattacattttcttttaacgGTAGATTGACATTTGCAGTGCAAAGATTGTATATCGCAAAGATGTACCTTGAGCTCTTGAACTTTAGGAAGAGTTGCCTGAGTCAATGCAAACATCATAAAATGGGTCTTATCAATATTAAGTGATAACAAACTAAAATCCAACCATCTCTTTATGTATGTTATTGCTAATTctgcttttctaatagctgattGCCATTTACTATAAGGACACTGTCATCCGCTAAACAGAGAACCCTTCCCTCATTCAACACAGAAAAAATCCCATTCATATAGATGTTGAACAAGACTGGCCCCAGCACTgtaccctgtggcacaccaaCTCCCACTTTTACAGGATCACTTTTCTCCTCTGTTAATTTTACTTTCTGAGTTCTGTTACTCAAGTATGAACTGAATAAATTATTTGCTATTCCTCTTATCCCCGTATCATATAATCTGTTTAATAAAATGTGATGTGCCACAGTGTCAAAGGCTTTGGCCAAGTCCAGGAATATTGCCACTACTTTCTCTTTGCTATCTcaagattttataatttgttctgGCACTTTGCACAATGCATTTTCTGTATTAACATTATCTTTAAAAGCAAACTGACTTTTggataataatttatgtttattcaaGAATATCATTAGTTTATGTTTAaggcatttttctattattgatAACCTGATAACCCTAAAAAGTTCTGGTCATTTGTTAACCAGCAAAGAAAATCTCACAATCTACCTACctgtatgttttataataacaaaagtGCAGATAATAGTAAAGATATGGCTGATAATTTTtcgctaattttttttctaatgtttattGCAACAGTAATGTAAGAACTCCCAATTTTAGTTTAGAGAATAGGCTTGATTTTTCTATTTGTGATATTGGCTTGTCTGAGGTATTTGATAAACTCTCTAAATTACCTAATAAACTTTCCTGTGGACCTGATAAGATACCTGAGTACATGTTAAGCAGACTTAAATATAGTATATCACTtcctttgtttttgttgtttaatagaTCTATATCAGAGGGTGAGCTTCcaaatatatggaaattaaGCTATATAATCCCTGTGTATAAGTCTGGTGAGAGGGATTGCATTAAGAACTATAGAAGCATCTCAAGGCAGTCTGCTGTTCCCAAGATTTTGGATGATATTATTTGTGATCAGCTTAGGTGGGCGTGCAAGGGGGTGTTTGATGAAAGGCAGCATGGGTTCATTAGTGGTAGATCTACCTTTACTAATCTTGTTTTATATGAGGTTGTTCAGTTTTTGTAAGAGAagccagaaaagggccattggATATCTATGTgaggccaagcctcgtgactcatgtcacccactttttgtaagtcataatattttaaccctgtgttgtatctttattttggaaacagtttgcttagttttcagaaaatataaacaggaactccacttaggaagccactaaaATAtgtgacaaaattatttgttgaggctacccattcctcattttgaacttgtccatagctctatcatatatggaggtagaaagctgtttaataaacttccaccaaaaataagacaacttaaaactgaaaaaagcctacatacaaggacgaaaatatttcttgctagtaaagtgtactatagtttaggtgaattttatgattagcatttaagtatttttcaaagttttatataattatattttattttaaattagtttctcatttttattcctttaatgtacagtctattggctttgtctacaacttctatgtttatattgacaataaagcatttttgagtttgagttagactgtactattttattgatttttcttcaTGAATTTTTCTTCCTCTAAGCATAAATAGACTTCCATTGAAAGACATTAATTATGACAGTGTTTTTCACTTTGTCAAAAGCTTTTGCAAAGTCAGTGAATACAACCCTTCATTTAGTGAATTATGGTTATGCCGAGAAAGCTTGATaatgtagattttttatttgaagttaCACTTTATATTTGGGTTGCTATTTAGCAGTCTGCTACTTTTTAACTGCTATTTGGTTTAGTAGCAACTGCTATCTGCTATGAGTTTAAGAATCGCTGCTATTAAAATAGcaactgaatttttttatgCAGGCACCTCGGCAGCTGAGTGTCTGGTGTCTCGTTAATTGCAGCGGCGTTTATGGTGCGGCGTCGGCGATAGCGTTATCAGAAAGAAGtcggcttttaatattttaaaaattaaggaataaaaataaaagcttttagcGATGTTTCTTTGTCCACTCGGTCTGTTTATAGTTGATAATAATTGTTCCTTTTGCAAATTCGCTCATGGCTTTTTACagtattttacagtttaaagtTTACACAGTTACACTGTTTACAGCTAGGACTAGCTATGTACGACATGTATGTATCGAATAAAACTCAAATAGCACCTgctattcaaattaaaaattttcaactgcTATTTTTGATTCGCATTAGCAAAAGCATTTGCTATACGAAAATAGCAGGTTTGTCCCAACACTACAGTTTATATTATGGTCACCCCAAACTTACAAACCTTCCATAGTGTCTTAATGGAGAAGACATTTTATACAGACGGTCTACTAATATGAACttgcaattaaagaaaaaacttaagtaATAGGTGTTGGTATACATTTATATTGGTCCTATATATGgattatttattgatattagAAAAGTATAAGCATAAATATAATTACGTCTTTATAACTCAATGCCATGGCGCTAGGAGTAACCCAAGCCGAATTTGCAACTTACCTTCTACCGGCTCTAGACCTCATATTGCTGACAAAGTTGTAACTTTCCCAGGAGTACTATTAATTTAGTAATTGTAAACTGCCTGGGCAGTATTTACAAAGTTTAAAGTGattttattcagaaaaaaaggGGGAAACAAACTGAGACCGAATGTTTTTTATCGATTTCCTACCACGAATGAAATGACGGTTCCGGCTGATGACAGCTGTCAATAATTTTGACACACGTACTATATTGGCAGCACTGACCCATCATGTCGATGTTG
This window encodes:
- the LOC126750610 gene encoding LOW QUALITY PROTEIN: uncharacterized protein LOC126750610 (The sequence of the model RefSeq protein was modified relative to this genomic sequence to represent the inferred CDS: deleted 2 bases in 1 codon; substituted 1 base at 1 genomic stop codon) gives rise to the protein MRSRAGRRERRRSRSRDRGGRDRGSRGGGGRRGQAGASLRKPRWDLSRLEPFKKDFYVPHPSVTERPYSEVEEWRKIKEITLKGKNVPEPVLTFEEAGFPEYVMAELRRAGFKQPTAIQAQGWPIALSGKDMVGIASTGSGKTLSYILPAIVHINNQSKLQRGDGPIALILAPTRELAQQIQQVANDMGKTSRIRNTCVFGGAPKGPQALDLMDGVEIVIATPGRLIDFLESNRTNLRRCTYLVLDEADRMLDMGFEPQIRKIIEQIRPDRQTLMWSATWPKEVQQLATEFLKEYIQINVGSLQLSANHNILQIIDVCQEYEKESKLSTLLKEIMAEKENKTIIFMETKRKVDDVTRKMKRDGWPAVCIHGDKNQQERDWVLQDFRSGKAPILVATDVAARGLDVEDVKFVINFDYPCNSEDYVHRIGRTGRSQRTGTAYTFFTPQNGNKAADLVSVLKEAKQVINPKLQDMADCGGYGIGRSRWRRAPERGGSRGGRGRRSLSRSPRRGGRRNRSWSSRSGSRGRSRSRSYDRRRRRSYSDSDSSSSSSSRSRSRSPVRSAAKPRSPPAVVSRAPPPRPQLVPKEHQDTSXESQLNQQNSGFNHKQMNLPSARPAFNGQQQQQQLNHGLNQPPPPLPGQQMQFPQQPPLPPSQPKLSQPPPPPPPTVQASTMMNFTHIPPPTYQYQLSESQNMLFNAPPPPPPDDNQ